From the Nitrobacter hamburgensis X14 genome, one window contains:
- a CDS encoding phosphate acetyltransferase, with product MPANSGQARSPRKYDRLIAAAKAVPPAQTIVVHPCDETSLRGVIDSAAAGIIRPTLVGPEGKIRDTASKCGLDISGFKIVDVSHSEAAAAKGVELIHAAEGEMLMKGSLHTDELMRSITAKVGGLRTNRRISHVFVMDVPAYAETLFVTDAAINIFPDLDAKRDIIQNAIDLYTQTGFGKSPRVAILSAVETVTQSIPSTIEAAALCKMADRGQITDGVLDGPLAFDNAIDVEAARIKGIRSEVAGRAQILLVPDLEAGNMLAKNLAYFAKADSAGIVLGARVPVVLTSRADSARARMASCAVAALYANARRQQAPTVAA from the coding sequence ATGCCGGCCAATTCAGGACAAGCGCGCTCTCCCAGAAAATATGACCGTCTGATCGCAGCGGCCAAGGCGGTGCCGCCGGCGCAGACCATTGTGGTGCATCCCTGCGATGAAACATCGTTGCGCGGCGTCATCGATAGTGCGGCGGCGGGCATCATCCGGCCGACACTGGTCGGACCTGAAGGGAAAATCAGGGATACGGCCAGCAAGTGTGGCCTGGACATTTCTGGCTTCAAGATCGTCGATGTTTCGCACAGCGAGGCTGCGGCTGCAAAGGGCGTTGAGCTCATCCATGCTGCCGAGGGCGAGATGCTGATGAAGGGCAGCTTGCACACCGACGAATTGATGCGCAGCATTACGGCAAAGGTGGGCGGGCTGCGAACCAATCGGCGGATCAGCCATGTGTTCGTAATGGATGTACCGGCCTATGCCGAAACACTGTTTGTGACGGACGCAGCCATCAACATCTTTCCCGATCTCGATGCCAAACGGGATATCATTCAGAACGCGATTGATCTGTACACGCAAACCGGATTCGGGAAATCGCCGCGTGTGGCGATCCTGTCGGCGGTCGAGACCGTTACCCAGAGTATCCCGTCTACGATCGAGGCCGCGGCGCTCTGCAAAATGGCCGATCGAGGGCAAATCACCGACGGCGTGCTCGACGGACCGCTTGCGTTCGACAATGCGATCGATGTTGAGGCGGCACGGATCAAGGGAATCAGGTCCGAGGTTGCCGGGCGGGCGCAGATACTGCTCGTTCCGGATCTCGAGGCCGGAAATATGCTGGCGAAAAATCTCGCCTACTTCGCCAAGGCGGATAGCGCTGGCATCGTGCTCGGCGCCCGGGTGCCTGTCGTTCTGACGTCGCGTGCAGACTCGGCGCGCGCTCGGATGGCGTCCTGCGCTGTCGCGGCTCTCTATGCGAATGCAAGGCGCCAGCAGGCTCCAACTGTTGCCGCGTGA
- a CDS encoding acetate/propionate family kinase gives MDSILVVNAGSSSVKFQVFSAEGEGKLLRQIKGQVDGIGSRPRLRASGADNEPLADRAYPIESVSDVPAAMGVAGGWLRDELRISPMAVGHRVVHGGPDYDRPVLIDHGVVARLERFVALAPLHQPNNLDPIRSLLANFPALPQVACFDTAFHRTHDAVADYYAIPYQFYVEGVRRYGFHGLSYEYVAKTLPHVAPEIAKGRVIVAHLGSGASMCALKGGRSIESTMGFTALDGLPMGTRPGQIDPGVVLYLVSEKGMSPAKAQDFLYRDCGLKGLSGVSNDMRELEASEDPKAKLAVDYFVYRVGLNAGMLAAALQGLDAFVFTAGIGENSMRIRARIADQLAWLGVTLDPTQNSRHARLISGSDSRIPVYVIPTDEELMIAQHTLSLLLDRSSSSVRHERVS, from the coding sequence ATGGATAGCATCCTCGTCGTCAATGCAGGCTCCTCAAGCGTCAAGTTCCAGGTCTTCTCAGCTGAGGGAGAGGGGAAGCTGCTACGGCAGATCAAGGGCCAGGTCGATGGCATTGGCAGTCGTCCTCGCCTGCGGGCGAGCGGTGCGGATAACGAACCTTTGGCCGACCGCGCCTACCCGATCGAGTCGGTTTCGGACGTTCCAGCCGCAATGGGCGTCGCCGGCGGATGGTTGCGGGACGAACTCCGCATTAGCCCGATGGCAGTCGGCCATCGCGTGGTTCATGGCGGTCCGGATTATGACCGGCCGGTGCTGATCGACCACGGTGTCGTAGCGCGGTTGGAGCGGTTCGTGGCGCTGGCCCCGCTCCATCAGCCGAATAATCTGGATCCGATCCGGTCGCTTCTCGCTAATTTTCCAGCTCTCCCGCAGGTGGCTTGTTTCGACACTGCGTTTCACCGCACGCATGACGCTGTCGCTGACTACTATGCAATTCCATATCAATTTTACGTCGAGGGCGTGCGGCGTTACGGATTTCACGGTCTCTCATATGAATATGTCGCAAAGACCTTGCCGCACGTCGCGCCCGAAATCGCCAAGGGGCGGGTGATTGTTGCGCATCTCGGTAGTGGAGCCTCGATGTGCGCGTTAAAGGGTGGGCGAAGCATCGAGAGCACGATGGGGTTCACTGCGCTCGACGGGCTACCTATGGGAACGCGTCCAGGGCAAATCGATCCTGGTGTTGTGCTCTATCTGGTCTCTGAGAAGGGCATGTCGCCCGCCAAAGCACAAGACTTCCTTTACCGGGATTGCGGATTGAAAGGACTCTCGGGTGTCAGCAACGATATGCGCGAACTGGAGGCAAGCGAGGATCCTAAGGCGAAACTCGCGGTTGATTATTTCGTCTATCGGGTCGGCCTCAACGCTGGCATGCTCGCAGCCGCACTGCAGGGGCTCGACGCTTTCGTCTTTACCGCCGGTATCGGCGAAAATTCGATGCGTATCCGGGCGCGCATCGCCGATCAACTGGCGTGGCTTGGCGTCACGCTTGATCCCACCCAAAATTCCCGCCACGCGCGCCTGATATCCGGTTCCGACAGCCGCATCCCGGTTTATGTCATACCGACCGACGAGGAGTTGATGATTGCGCAGCATACATTGTCGTTGCTGTTGGACAGATCGTCATCGAGTGTCAGGCATGAGAGGGTGTCATGA
- the fabI gene encoding enoyl-ACP reductase FabI → MIPEFPDAKVALKGKKGLIVGIANDQSIAWGCAKAFRALGADLAVTYLNERAKKHVEPLAQGLKSPIFMPLDVMVEGQVEQVFERIAKEWGQLDFLLHSIAFSPKEALHGRVVDVGRDGFLKTMDVSCWSFMRMAHLAEPLMKKGGTIFTMTYYGSQMVVENYNVMGVAKAALEAAVRYLAAELGPKGIRVHAISPGPLATRAASGIPDFDELMDKAQSKAPTRSLVSIDDVGNATAFLALDGAKLITGGVLYIDGGYHIID, encoded by the coding sequence ATGATTCCCGAATTCCCGGATGCTAAGGTCGCCCTGAAAGGCAAGAAGGGCTTGATCGTCGGCATCGCCAACGATCAATCGATCGCTTGGGGGTGCGCCAAGGCATTTCGTGCGCTCGGGGCTGACCTCGCCGTGACCTATCTGAACGAGCGCGCGAAAAAACACGTGGAGCCGCTTGCACAGGGATTGAAGTCGCCGATCTTCATGCCGCTGGATGTCATGGTCGAGGGCCAGGTGGAACAGGTGTTTGAGCGGATCGCCAAGGAGTGGGGGCAGCTCGATTTCCTCCTGCATTCCATCGCTTTTTCCCCGAAGGAGGCGCTCCATGGACGGGTGGTGGACGTAGGTCGCGATGGCTTCCTTAAGACGATGGATGTCTCGTGCTGGTCATTTATGCGAATGGCTCATCTCGCCGAGCCACTGATGAAGAAGGGCGGTACGATATTCACCATGACCTATTATGGCAGCCAGATGGTGGTGGAGAACTACAATGTGATGGGCGTTGCGAAGGCGGCCCTTGAAGCGGCCGTCCGCTACCTGGCTGCGGAATTGGGTCCGAAGGGGATCCGCGTTCACGCGATCTCGCCCGGGCCGCTCGCCACGCGGGCAGCGTCGGGAATCCCGGACTTCGACGAATTGATGGACAAGGCGCAATCGAAGGCGCCGACGCGCAGTCTAGTCAGTATCGACGACGTCGGAAACGCAACTGCATTTCTGGCGCTCGACGGCGCCAAGCTCATCACGGGTGGCGTCCTCTATATCGACGGTGGTTATCACATCATTGATTGA
- a CDS encoding 3-oxoacid CoA-transferase subunit B produces MDAQTVIARRVAKELHAGALVNLGIGIPTLVANYVPSELKVFFQSENGLIGTGPIPEQGLAHPLLTDAGGRPISALPGASTFDSAISFGLIRGGHVDVTVLGGLQVDTHGHLANWMIPGKMVPGMGGAMDLVSGAKRVIIAMQHAAKGKSKIVSKCTLPLTSTRPVSLVVTDMAVIAFPEGRATLLETAPGISVAEVVAVTDAELVIPDTVPEMKI; encoded by the coding sequence ATGGATGCGCAGACAGTCATCGCCCGGCGTGTCGCAAAAGAACTACATGCCGGTGCCCTTGTGAATCTGGGGATCGGCATACCGACGCTGGTCGCCAACTATGTTCCGTCCGAGCTCAAGGTATTCTTCCAATCGGAAAACGGATTGATCGGTACCGGACCTATACCGGAACAAGGCTTGGCTCACCCGCTTCTGACGGATGCGGGCGGGCGCCCGATCAGCGCCCTGCCGGGCGCCAGCACCTTCGACAGCGCGATATCCTTTGGATTGATCCGCGGCGGCCATGTCGATGTGACGGTGCTGGGCGGCCTCCAGGTCGATACGCATGGACATCTCGCGAACTGGATGATCCCCGGCAAGATGGTGCCGGGGATGGGCGGAGCGATGGATCTCGTGAGTGGCGCCAAGCGAGTTATCATCGCTATGCAGCACGCCGCGAAGGGCAAATCGAAGATCGTCAGCAAGTGCACTCTGCCGCTCACTTCGACAAGGCCGGTGAGTTTGGTCGTCACCGACATGGCTGTCATCGCTTTCCCGGAAGGTCGGGCGACGTTGCTGGAAACCGCACCGGGTATCAGCGTGGCCGAGGTTGTGGCTGTGACAGACGCCGAGCTTGTCATCCCCGACACCGTCCCCGAGATGAAAATCTGA